The following proteins come from a genomic window of Pectobacterium actinidiae:
- a CDS encoding AEC family transporter, which translates to MPAFIVSLWHQIFLSLPLFVLIALGYSLIRYGKWPTTVTDGMTRFVFSVAMPAMLFRLMSDFSKRPVVDARLLIAFFGGCLLVFVLGRIVARKIFHLDGVSGSLFALSGIFSNNVMLGLPIATLMLGEEAIPSVALVVVFNGLILWTLVTVSVEWARNGALSLQGFTKTALGVLKNPLIIGILSGTLFSLTGLPLPSYIDQPLAMLGQIAAPLSLVALGMGLAEYRVRDGWQISTAICTIKLLVQPLVIWGIAIALGLPEMETRAVVLLGSMAVGVNVYLMSRQFDVLGGPVASSLLLSTAMAALTTPLILTLMGVRL; encoded by the coding sequence ATGCCTGCATTTATTGTTTCGCTTTGGCACCAGATCTTTCTGTCGTTACCCCTGTTTGTTCTTATCGCACTCGGTTATAGCCTGATTCGCTACGGTAAATGGCCGACCACCGTGACCGATGGCATGACGCGCTTTGTCTTCTCCGTCGCGATGCCCGCTATGCTGTTCCGCCTGATGTCGGATTTCTCCAAACGTCCGGTGGTGGATGCCCGGCTGCTGATCGCCTTTTTCGGCGGCTGCCTGCTGGTGTTTGTCTTAGGTCGTATCGTGGCGCGCAAAATCTTTCACCTTGATGGTGTTTCCGGCTCGCTGTTTGCGCTGAGTGGCATCTTCTCCAACAATGTGATGCTGGGGTTGCCGATTGCCACGCTGATGCTGGGCGAGGAGGCGATCCCGTCGGTCGCGCTGGTGGTCGTGTTTAACGGTCTTATTCTGTGGACGCTGGTGACGGTGTCGGTGGAATGGGCGCGTAACGGGGCGCTGTCGCTACAGGGCTTTACCAAAACGGCGCTGGGTGTGCTGAAGAACCCGCTGATCATCGGCATCCTGTCCGGGACGCTATTCAGCCTGACGGGATTGCCGCTGCCGTCGTATATCGATCAGCCTCTTGCCATGCTGGGACAGATTGCCGCGCCGCTGTCGCTGGTGGCGCTGGGGATGGGGCTGGCGGAATACCGCGTGCGTGATGGTTGGCAGATCAGCACAGCGATTTGCACAATTAAGTTGCTGGTACAGCCGCTGGTGATCTGGGGAATTGCTATCGCGCTCGGTCTGCCAGAAATGGAAACGCGTGCGGTCGTGCTGCTTGGGTCGATGGCGGTGGGCGTCAACGTCTATCTGATGTCGCGCCAGTTCGATGTGCTGGGCGGCCCGGTGGCATCAAGCCTACTGCTATCAACGGCGATGGCGGCCTTAACCACGCCGTTGATTCTGACGCTAATGGGTGTGCGGCTATAA